A window from Kovacikia minuta CCNUW1 encodes these proteins:
- a CDS encoding WD40 domain-containing protein — MCGHLKPNVEQRTIEQQYRLRAFIGAVRLQPELQVINPALIPIERLAESDDKNHCELPPPPEATAQEIVASGRDQDVKKLIKRLSEDRYNLTIVHGQSGVGKSSMINAGLVPELKQNPIGDRSVLPIVLRVYKEWIRDLRQCLAEALRERGIQEQTAEVAAADDFQPVIAQLRDNADRRSLLTILVFDQFEEFFFTYPDPRDRRLFFEFLHQCLNHLHHIKVVLSLREDYLHYLLEVYRPDSDGTTNDITKDILGWDKRYPLGNFSIIEAKQLIQRLTQRSQFHLDSDLIDQLVKDLSEELQEVRPIELQVIGAQLQESDITTLEKYQLLGLFPKEKLIEQFLEQVVQDCGANNKEAAELILFLLTDDKGTRPLKTLPELTTNLQAWELTTNPHQLELVLDILVMAGLVVEIPDIPDKCYQLVHDYLATLIRRNLKQKVDDYVYQQKLEKVRELDRIQNAEARERDRKRQKRILIVAGIAISLGIPAIGLALFSIDQRNKAAVSEIEATTALSSGQFTANSQLEALRNSVKAGIQLKNQQNQLGTFLLNLEQVRAKTIGNLMATVYSTQESNRFIGHRLWVNGISYNPKAQIFASASADNTIILWDRNGRLLNRLKNHTGAVNSVSFSPDGQQIASASDDKTIKLWDLNGKELKTLTGHQFPVTSVSFSPGGHLLASASDDGTVKLWDTQGGRELKTFAGHRDRVKAVSFSRTGQIATASWDGTIRLWRQDGVELKRLTSELIQLCEASKTSVNLGAELNQAGVNVEHLCSESNQKFTSVSVSPDGKTIAAGSWDNTIKLWNANGELLQTLKGHSDLVTHVSFSPDGKTITSASNDGTVKLWDSHTGIIQSTLRIPGVISAGFVDNKTLVSTGADGIIKLWNLEGVSPDTVPYETPVTSVSFSPDGQWIASASKSFGQDSVTLAATTKSIPSSRDSFRTLISGQIKLWNINGKLPRSFSIEGSFVSIKFNSNRDIKPDQPILASAENSIDSSNQVKSQVKLWNLDGKELKKLSVKGLIADISFSPDGKMVAIAENIYPDRHQTAAKIKGKVTLWKIDASTPFRSLVAHEDKINSISISKDGIIATASSDSTVKLWNQDGYPIKTLRGHANSANSVSFSPDGKTLASAGADNSIKLWNLAGQELKTISGNTSSVLSVSFSHDGKLLVSGSDDGTIKVWNVSDGLPLATLKKNDRQVNSVSFSPLNNHLIASAGNDNRLSIWQFDLDSLLKRGCAWLHPYLLNAAQDSNDKELCEQLNTQPNRQSPLTQPLSQPASQLHN; from the coding sequence ATGTGCGGGCATTTGAAACCAAACGTCGAACAGCGCACGATCGAGCAACAGTACAGACTGCGAGCGTTTATTGGAGCAGTTCGCCTTCAGCCAGAGTTGCAGGTGATTAACCCAGCGCTGATCCCGATTGAGCGGCTCGCAGAATCCGACGACAAAAACCATTGTGAGCTACCCCCCCCACCCGAAGCCACTGCCCAGGAAATCGTTGCATCGGGTCGAGATCAGGATGTTAAAAAGCTAATTAAACGCCTCAGCGAGGATCGCTACAATCTGACGATCGTGCATGGTCAATCGGGTGTGGGTAAAAGTTCGATGATTAACGCTGGATTGGTGCCAGAGTTAAAGCAAAACCCGATCGGCGATCGCAGCGTATTACCGATCGTTCTAAGAGTTTATAAGGAGTGGATCAGGGATTTACGCCAATGTCTCGCAGAGGCGCTTAGAGAAAGAGGGATTCAGGAACAAACGGCTGAGGTTGCCGCCGCCGATGATTTCCAGCCTGTCATCGCTCAACTGCGGGACAATGCGGACCGTCGCAGTCTGCTGACAATTTTGGTCTTCGACCAATTTGAAGAATTCTTTTTTACCTATCCTGACCCCCGCGATCGTCGCCTGTTTTTTGAGTTTTTGCACCAGTGTTTAAACCATCTGCACCACATCAAAGTTGTGCTCTCTTTGCGGGAAGACTATCTGCATTATTTGCTAGAAGTGTATCGTCCCGATTCAGATGGCACAACCAATGACATCACAAAAGATATTCTGGGTTGGGATAAACGCTATCCCCTGGGAAATTTTTCCATTATTGAAGCCAAACAACTGATTCAACGGTTAACCCAGCGATCGCAATTTCATCTGGACTCAGACCTGATCGATCAACTGGTCAAAGATCTGTCAGAAGAACTTCAAGAAGTTCGCCCAATTGAACTCCAGGTTATCGGTGCTCAGTTGCAGGAAAGTGACATCACCACCCTGGAAAAATATCAACTCCTGGGACTGTTTCCCAAGGAAAAACTGATTGAGCAATTTCTGGAGCAAGTTGTTCAGGATTGTGGCGCAAACAATAAGGAGGCTGCCGAATTAATCCTCTTTTTGTTAACCGACGACAAAGGCACACGCCCCCTAAAAACCCTACCTGAATTAACCACAAATTTGCAAGCCTGGGAACTCACAACCAATCCACATCAACTTGAACTGGTTCTGGATATTCTCGTCATGGCAGGGTTGGTAGTGGAAATACCTGATATTCCAGACAAGTGTTACCAATTGGTGCATGATTACCTGGCAACCTTGATCCGCAGAAATCTAAAGCAAAAAGTTGACGATTACGTTTACCAACAAAAATTAGAGAAGGTTAGAGAACTCGATCGCATTCAAAACGCTGAAGCCAGAGAACGCGATCGTAAACGCCAAAAACGAATTTTGATCGTTGCCGGAATTGCCATTAGTCTGGGAATTCCGGCGATTGGACTGGCGCTTTTCTCGATTGATCAGAGAAACAAGGCAGCGGTTTCTGAAATTGAAGCGACTACCGCCCTCTCCTCAGGGCAGTTTACCGCTAATAGCCAGCTTGAAGCGCTCAGAAACAGTGTTAAAGCAGGTATTCAACTTAAAAACCAGCAAAACCAACTGGGTACTTTTTTGCTTAACCTGGAACAGGTTCGAGCTAAAACCATCGGCAACTTGATGGCAACCGTCTACAGCACTCAAGAAAGCAATCGTTTTATCGGTCATCGCCTCTGGGTCAACGGCATTAGCTACAATCCCAAAGCCCAGATCTTCGCCTCCGCCAGTGCGGACAACACAATTATTCTCTGGGATAGAAATGGTCGCCTGCTAAACAGATTAAAAAACCATACGGGCGCAGTAAACAGTGTTAGCTTTAGCCCGGATGGTCAACAAATCGCTTCTGCCAGCGATGACAAAACAATTAAACTGTGGGATCTAAATGGCAAAGAGCTGAAAACCCTTACAGGCCATCAATTTCCCGTGACCAGCGTTAGCTTCAGTCCAGGTGGGCACCTTCTGGCTTCTGCCAGTGACGATGGAACCGTAAAGCTATGGGATACCCAGGGTGGGCGGGAACTTAAAACCTTTGCTGGTCATCGCGATCGCGTCAAAGCAGTCAGTTTTAGCCGCACGGGGCAGATCGCGACTGCAAGCTGGGATGGAACAATTAGACTCTGGCGACAGGATGGGGTAGAACTGAAACGGTTAACCAGTGAGCTGATTCAGTTGTGTGAAGCCAGCAAAACCAGTGTCAATTTAGGTGCTGAACTCAACCAGGCAGGTGTCAATGTTGAGCATCTATGCAGCGAGTCCAATCAAAAATTTACCAGCGTTAGCGTTAGCCCGGATGGTAAAACGATCGCCGCAGGCAGTTGGGACAACACGATCAAACTTTGGAATGCGAATGGTGAGTTACTTCAAACGCTTAAAGGACACAGCGATCTTGTCACCCACGTTAGCTTCAGTCCAGATGGGAAAACAATCACGTCAGCCAGCAATGACGGCACAGTTAAACTTTGGGACAGCCACACTGGAATCATACAAAGTACTCTGAGAATTCCCGGTGTTATCAGCGCGGGCTTTGTTGACAACAAAACCCTGGTATCTACAGGTGCCGATGGAATTATCAAGCTTTGGAATCTAGAAGGTGTTTCTCCTGATACAGTCCCCTATGAAACTCCGGTCACCAGCGTTAGTTTCAGTCCAGATGGTCAGTGGATTGCCAGTGCCAGTAAAAGTTTTGGTCAAGATTCAGTTACACTCGCGGCGACAACAAAATCTATCCCCAGTAGCAGAGACAGTTTCAGAACCCTCATTAGTGGGCAAATTAAACTGTGGAATATCAATGGAAAACTACCCAGAAGCTTTTCCATAGAAGGTAGCTTTGTCAGTATTAAGTTCAATTCCAACCGGGACATCAAACCCGATCAGCCCATTCTTGCCAGTGCTGAAAATTCAATTGATTCCTCTAATCAAGTGAAATCTCAGGTCAAGCTTTGGAACCTGGATGGCAAAGAACTGAAAAAATTATCTGTAAAAGGGCTAATCGCTGATATTAGCTTTAGTCCGGATGGGAAAATGGTTGCGATCGCTGAGAATATTTACCCAGATAGGCATCAAACCGCTGCAAAAATAAAGGGTAAAGTAACCCTCTGGAAAATTGATGCAAGCACCCCCTTTCGATCGCTGGTTGCCCATGAAGATAAAATCAATAGCATCAGTATCAGCAAGGACGGCATCATTGCCACCGCCAGCAGTGACTCGACGGTTAAATTATGGAACCAGGATGGTTACCCGATCAAAACATTAAGAGGTCATGCAAATTCAGCAAACAGCGTTAGTTTCAGTCCTGATGGCAAAACTCTTGCTTCGGCGGGTGCCGATAATTCAATCAAACTCTGGAACTTAGCGGGTCAAGAACTAAAAACCATTAGTGGAAATACCAGTTCTGTTTTAAGTGTCAGCTTTAGCCACGATGGCAAACTCTTAGTATCCGGCAGCGATGATGGAACAATTAAAGTCTGGAATGTCTCAGACGGCTTACCCTTAGCAACGCTAAAAAAGAACGATAGACAGGTGAACAGCGTCAGCTTTAGCCCCTTAAACAATCATCTAATTGCCTCTGCGGGTAACGACAACAGGCTTAGCATCTGGCAATTTGATCTCGATTCTCTGTTAAAGCGGGGCTGTGCCTGGTTGCATCCCTATCTACTTAACGCTGCTCAAGATTCTAATGATAAAGAACTTTGCGAACAATTAAATACTCAACCAAACCGGCAATCTCCTCTCACACAGC